Part of the Nicotiana sylvestris chromosome 2, ASM39365v2, whole genome shotgun sequence genome, CAATTTATCGGGTCATTACAAAGGACATATCTTCCTTCTCCGTGTCCCTCCCCGCCAGGGTTTGTGTTAACCTCTCAATCTCTTTTTCTTGCTTGTGTAGAATTGCGCCGCTCCTTGCGATTCTAGTATGAAGTTCTATCGCCGCCAGGTTAACCTACAAAACGTAGGCTATTAGGAAAACAAAAAGAGAGTAGGAGCCAATTAGGAAAAAAATGTTTAGCACTATACCTTGAACCCTGAGTATGCCACGTGATTAGCAAGTGCCTCCATCAAATATTTGTCCATGTACTCTCATTCTAGAGGCCCGATAAAGCCTTTGAACCATAGAGCAACCTTTTTGGTCCTACGGAAGACGTTCACGTCAAAGGGAATTTCCACAAACACCTACCTTATTGTGGTGGTAGATTCTTCGGGTACCAAACATGGGGACACATCAAGTGAGGTTTCAAAATAAGTTACCATGTCCAACTTGGGGAAGTCGTGCGCCAGAAACAAAAACCCCTCTAGAAGGACTGCGGTCGTCTTGTTAAAATTCTCGCACAGAAACACCATAGCTTCTTCCCTCGATGCCATCGACTCTTTGCCGGATCTCCACCTCAAGGGAAATTTTGGCTTGTCATCATCCTCCATAAGAGGACTATTCTCCTCCCTTTTCTCTTGGGCCCCCTTCTTAGAGCTCTTATTCTTTCTCTGTTTCATGGGCTTAGGGAAAACTCTCCCTCACTGGCTTTCCTCTTCGGCGGGGGTACTTGGTGGACGGGATCTTGAGGAACTTCAAGACCTAGAACTTCAACCTACACAGATGATCTCCTTGATCCGGTAGCTATTTCAGTAGAAGATAAATGTTAGGGATATcatcaaagaagaaaaactaaAGTACCCTTGGGTTGAAATACTCATGCCATGATTTTTTGGCTCCCATCCTTTCGTGAGAGAAATCACTTTTCACGTCCTCACCTCCATGGTtgttgacttcaaattttgtcgACCCACTCTTCCATATCTGAGAGCGGACCGGTGATGAAATCCAGAGCGATTGTCCATCATACAAGTCAGAATATCTTGCTCAAGAAagacaaataataaataagtaaaaaaaaaagaagctacACTTGAAATTCCACTCTTTCGAGAAGGGGAGGTCGCTTTCGCTCAAGATTTCTCGGGTAGGTACTTTAACGAACCTCTCCTACCATTTTCGGTTGAATAATCCTCTGCATTGGAAAGAAGAGAACAAGTGTACCAACTCGCCAATATTAATATTGACCCCTTATAAAGCTTAAGTAAGTAGATTTGAATAAGATGCTTTAAAGAAAAGCTTTCTCGTACCTTCTCGACAAGGAACCTCAAGCATGTCCTTGATCGCCAGACGTTTAGACCCAATTGACCTAGGCAACTGTTATGCGCCTTATAAAGGTCCTCGATCACTAGATCGGTGGATGGTACAAACAGGAGGGTGAACGGGTAGATGAATATAAATGGAAAACCTTCTCGATAGGTGGTTATGTTCTCACCTACTTCAAGAAGAGAAGCTTGAACCTTACCTTCCCAGGCATAATCTCGTAGTACTGCCAAAAGATACTTCTCTTACAAAGCTAATGGAAAAGTTTTAATCACCATTTTTGGAGTAATGCTCTTGTAGCCAACTGGACCAATGAGATGGAGCATCTTCAAAAGAACCTTTGAAGTTTTTGGTTCACTTTATTCCTTCTTGCTCATGCCTACAACCTTAGAGGCTTTACCCTTCTTAGTAGAGGCTAGCTCCAATCCCTTGCAGGCGTGGTAGTTGGAACCACCTCGCTTTTATCGTGGGGTCGATTATCTATTTCCCACTATCGTGGGAGGTTCTCATATCGCTACTTCTCCTAGTGAGGACAGGTAGTTCTTCCACCATATATCCTTCATGGCCGTGGGGAGAGAAGTGACAACAACAATCTTAATGGAGGAGGTTATTTCGTGAGCCCTAAATAAAGCATTGGGAGAAGAAATTGGAAGTTGTTATGGTAATATGAGAAAAAACAAGAAGTAAAGAGCTCAAAGGTTTCTTAAGAATAGCAACAATAGAGTTTGGAAAATTTCAGGGAGGAAGTTCGAGCAAAAGATATTAAGGACAAAGGAAGAAGATAGTTCTTATAGGTGAGATCATCATGACCTTGGTAATCGCTATGGCGTCAAAAATCGTTAACGTCTGCCACGTGTCTGGAACTTCAAATGGAATCGACTAGACATATTTTCATATTCAAAAATGATGATAGTTGCATGGTAATTCCATCGAAAAATCCTTCTGTAATACGCCAAATATCATACCGCTTCCCGAATATTTTTTAGAATTTTTCATAAAATAGGAGAACTATCTGTATTGGTAAAATCTGGCTATGACGTGCAGATAGATTGCATGATGATACAATATTACTTGGAAATGATTTTATCTGAGGAATAAAATAGTAGCGGAACTCTATCTCTGCAGAAAGTGTCTCTGACCCGGTAACTCCTTCCCGGGGAGACGAGATCCATGTCTTGGTGAAGTGCCCCAAAGATGGTTCTGTAGATCCATCAGTGAAGTAATAGTTCGAGATCTGACTTGGTCCTCGACCGTCCCTAGAATATTAGGAATCCACTCATATTCATTATGTTTGATACTCCTCCCATAACCGGTAAATAACTCTGTGATTACGAACTGCTCAGAGCGACGTGCGAAAGTAGGATGCGCATGTGAACGTAAGACTTAGGCTATAAATACCCCCACTCCCCTTTCTTGTAACTCATTCAGATATGATCGAACTTACTCATCACTAAAGGCTATTGTATTTTTGCTGGGCAATCTCTCTTTACTTTACAGGCATTGCGGCTCATAACGAAACTCAGTAGGATCATTATTTCTTTTGGTTATTTAGTTTTATTGCTTTATTTTACAACTTAATTATCCTAATTCTAGGATTCATTCGGCTAAGCTTTAATTCAAACCGGTTGCTAGTGACCATactaaatataaaattaattattttatccTGAAATTATTTCTGAGTTAAACAGGTAGGATTTTGAACATAAAAATGGTGCAGGGGTTGATAGTTGATCCTCGAATTTCTACATAAAATAATTTGTATTTTCATGATTAGATAAAATGGATAAATTTATccttttatattaaaaaaatattttcaatggTTCTTAATACTCTTTATTTGGTGTATATGATTTCGagaaataaataatatttttgacttttttAAAGTAGGACCCACAAATTATGGCATATCAAAGAATAAAAGGCTTAGTACATGACGTGTCAGTCATGTCATAGCCAGTGAAAGTACGTTAAGTCGGATGTGTTTATTAGTAGTATTCAGTTCATCAAGTAGAGGTAtctaaatgaaaaaaataaaaatttatatacCGGTATAACAAATCGGTACAAGTATAAATGGCTACAAAGTCGTTTTGCCTACTTTATACTATCAAGTTAACTTGCTTGCAATACGAAATTACTGTAGTAACAAGTTCCATACACTAATTCAGATAATTTAGCCTAATAGATTAAAATACGACAGTTTACAAATTTTTGTATGGATGTATATAAGTTTAATCCTACTATATAGTACATACAACATTGGATTGGGATTCCAGGTCGATACAATAAGTCAGATAATTTAGCCTAATAGATTAAAAAAATGATAGTAGTTTACAATTATTCTATAGATGTATATATACAACATTGGATTGGGATTCCAGGTCGGACAAAATCAGCAAAGTACTACAGAATGTCATTTCAAGAAGTAGAAGACATATTTAAGAAATTGGGCCACCTTATTTCTCATCTCTTTTCTTCAAGAATTTTGCAGCTATGGCAACTTTCAAGCTAAGATCACTTTTGGGTCTCCACAAATGGAGGCCCAAGTTATTGGTTTGTTCAGCTTCACACTTTTCTCCATTTCGCAGCTACTCTTCACTGAATGACACATCACTTTTTGGAgtaagtttttttctttttctttttctgagtTACTATTTTGCTATATTTTCCACTTTTGAGCTCCAAGAAATTACACTTGACCTCCCTTTGACAATAGTTGAACTGGGTAGTTTTCTGTTCTACTTAAATTAGTTGCTGGGGAACTAGAAATGGCTTTTGGAACTATATTAATTTAATATGATTATTTGAAGATTTTGGACTATGGTTCTTTTTCTGTAAAATTGGTTAATGATTTTCCTTTTTCCTACTGTTTTATTCTCCTAACCTTAACTGAAAGTGATCACTGTGTCTTTTGAATATGTTCCTAGTGCTATCTTTATCCCAAATATATACTGTaaatttcatgtattttatgGTGTTATGGCTTTTACTTGCAATATTTTCCAATGCAGCTCTGTTTCAGGTTTGCTAGTAATGTTATTATTATCTGGATCTTCTACAGAGAATTGGATTCATAGGACTTGGAAACATGGGATCAAGAATGGCCGATAACTTGATTAAGGCTGGATACAATCTTGCTGTTCATGACGTgtaattctttcaactttcaaTCACCTTTTTTTCCAATGGCTGCTTAATGATCAGTCTAGTTGAGTTTTCTTTTTTCCATTACATAACGATGGTTgtgaaagggaaagggaaaggggaaGGGGAACAGTGAGAATTGAACCCAATTTTAATTTGAGAAGAACTCTTATAAGTACCACTAGATTATAAGCCTTGGTAATATCACAATTCAACGTAGTTCAATACTTAATTGGATCTAAACTAATATCGTTTGGAGTAAGAAATCTCTACATTGTAGGACACTCTTAtatgtcggattttggtgaagCACAATGTAGAAAAGGGTGGTTGAAAATAGGAATACCTTTATTGTTGATgctttctttaattaaaaatgatTGGTTAGATCCAAATCAATCTGTATGAAGTTTGCTTGAGCTTGAGTTCCTCAATTGGTGATTGTCAGCAATCATAATGTTATGAAGATGTTTTCGGACAAAGGTGCACTCGCGGAAGACTCGCCTTTGAAAGTTGCTGAGACAAGTGATGTCGTTATTACAATGTTACCATCATCAAACCATGTGAGATTTGGGTACCATTTTGTATAGCTCTTATTATTTCAAGCACTTATATTACTAAGGCTGATTGATCATCCTGAATGCCTCGTCATTGTTGTTGACGATGAGTTGGACATGTTAGAGTATTTGTCATAAGAATTAATATTTCATTATTCATACAGGTTCTGGATGTTTATACTGGTCAAAATGGTTTGCTTAGTGGTGGTAATCCACTCAGACCATGGCTATTTATTGATTCTTCTACAATTGATCCTCATACATCAAGAAAGGTCTCTGCAGATGTGTGTAATTGTTCTTTGATACACAAGAGAGGTACATTAAGTAATAACTTGAAATTAACTTTACGATTTATGCCTAGTGTTGATAGAGCATTTGATATATTTAACTACCAAATGTTTGGTCATAACATACTAATTTATTGTATATTAAGGACATATCAGTATCTGCTTGCATCTGTCACCCAAAATACATCCAGGGAGAcaataaaacaaaacaaacataCCCCTTTCTCATTTTCTGAACATCCCTTTCTCATACAATATCTGTGACAAATGTCTTCTCTTGCTAACTTATTCAACCAACGGCCCAAAAGCATGGtgttcaaaaatagttttatacgAAAATGGGGGAGCATATGTGCATGTGTCCCTGTGGTTTTATTGGGATGGTATGTCTGGTAATGTTCCCATGGTAGTTTCTCCCTCTTCGTCATATCATCGTGGCCGTCTGTCCGCGTTGGGTGCAATAATATTCCAGTAACTTGGTTCTATTTGAGGAAATACAAAGTCAAACACATGCATTATATTGAGTGAAACTTAATGCATAGTTGGTGCTGATTTTAGTGCCAATATGTTTGAGCCTAGGTTATCTTATTTGTGGATAAAGTTTCTTCAGCATGAGCAGTTTCTTCTATGACGAGAATTTCATGTAATCTTATGAATATAAAGTCTGTTGATCAAGTTGTTAACTTGTCCATCAAAAGATTGAAGTTCTCATAGTGACATGCATTTTCAGCTTGCTTGCAAGATAAGATCGATACAATCTGACTTGAGGAAGATTTTCAGAGGATTGTAGCCTGTGTTAACCTGTTACCGTTTTGGCATAAAAACAAAGCTTACTTGCATCATGTGGAATGACTTGTTTTTTTTCCTATCTTGGGTAAAGATTATAGTCAAATGATGTTTCAGTCTTTTAGCAAATTCACCATTGTCTTTGCAGATGGCTGGAAGACTCCTGCTATGTTGGATGCTCCAGTATCTGGCGGTGTTCTTGCCGCAGAGAATGGGACTCTTACTTTCATGGTAATTATACAATCTAAGCGGTTCTTAAGTGACTGGTTTCGTGGTAATTTCACACCCACGCGCGCCTTAGGTGACTGACTGTAAGATATTCATTCTATAATTGACAGTTTTGCTGTTTCTCTGTTAAGTCTCAATGCCTTCAACAGATTTAGAAGCTCATAAGCCATGGTCTCTTAAGATTCATGTACtagtagtagtagttgttgttgttggttatgCGAAAGGAGTAAACACTTAATGTACCTTAGTTCTTTTCTGAACTATCAATCAAATATTTATCCCACCTCCAGTACATTACTGCAAGAAGAATTAATTCATTTTACATTTCATAACATACAATTGGGAGTATATGAACCTTTTGCCTTTCTGTTGACCAAGTTATATGTAGTTTTTATTCAGAGATGTTAGATGTGGAAAATTCAAATCATAGCACACATTATCTGTGGTTACATATGGCATTCCAATGAAAAGCTGGATTATGAAATACAGGATTTCCTTTTGTTTTGGTTGGTGGGACTGGTGAAGGGGGGCTCCTTTTGTCTTATCAGAATTACCTGGCTGGATGACGGACATGTTTATGGATATCACTTATGAGGAGATTATAATGCTATTCCAGACAGAAAAATCTCTGTTTTACTTTCTGGCTTCTAAGGTGAGATTCCCATTGCTTTGAGCTGATAAGCTACATATGCATGTAGGTTGGTGGTACAGAGGAGGCTTACACGGCTGCCAAACCCTTGTTTCTCTCAATGGGCAAAAACTCTATTTACTGTGGTGGATCGGGGAATGGTGCAGTATGTCCTGAACCTTTACAAACTTTTGCACTTTGAATTGTACATGTCTGCTGAGTGCTGATAAATACTACGAAAGccaattccttttttttgttcCTTATGTTATATGTTGTTTTCCCAGGTTTGAATTGATTAAACACTGAGGTAAGTGGAAGTGATAAAACTATACGATGTGAATCATTTAAAACAGTTTAATATGTCCAGCTTTTCTGCATCAGATTAGGTAGCAGGGAGTTACTTTCTATGACTTACATTCAGTAGCATATGGAAGATTTTGCGCAAACAGTGTCAGCATATTGTCACAATTAAGCTTCTAAGTGGTTTGGGCTTGGGACTGTAGTGATTTTAAGACTTTACTTCCTGTCCCAAATTAACAttaactttgtattgttttcaaGCAGTGTCTTGTTCATGTGGGTGTATATCTATTTAAAGTTACAAGATAATATTCCTCAAATCCATTTCTGTATACAAAAACCATGTAAAAAAAGTTACCGTTGcattaactcttttctttctcAGACTGCAAAGATCTGCAACAATTTGGCGATGGCT contains:
- the LOC104211935 gene encoding probable 3-hydroxyisobutyrate dehydrogenase, mitochondrial, translating into MATFKLRSLLGLHKWRPKLLVCSASHFSPFRSYSSLNDTSLFGRIGFIGLGNMGSRMADNLIKAGYNLAVHDVNHNVMKMFSDKGALAEDSPLKVAETSDVVITMLPSSNHVLDVYTGQNGLLSGGNPLRPWLFIDSSTIDPHTSRKVSADVCNCSLIHKRDGWKTPAMLDAPVSGGVLAAENGTLTFMVGGTEEAYTAAKPLFLSMGKNSIYCGGSGNGATAKICNNLAMAISMLGVSEAFVLGQSLGIAASTLTKIFNSSSARCWSSDTYNPVPGVMDGVPSSRNYIGGFASKLMAKDLNLAAASAKEIGLKCPLTSQAEKIFTELCNNGHEAKDFSGVFRYYYSGKDEQ